A single genomic interval of Gouania willdenowi unplaced genomic scaffold, fGouWil2.1 scaffold_60_arrow_ctg1, whole genome shotgun sequence harbors:
- the LOC114460690 gene encoding uncharacterized protein LOC114460690 — protein MTVPTLEAEQALLASQASAAVPGSSAAPSPQATAFVPPIPPVIPLLPVTQSHVASSSASAAPSPAVTALLPHSTQTVSPAEQSTSAPSTDPSPHSSSCHDWVGPDNIEGYGAVQDLADYLAGLRDHRLALTQEECSQVIALWQELGEYDKKKNCLPSSTPDQPEQGTIPGYEEDCGSRCGEHQKVLQAVQGTGAGYFKAGSSSFTGPNGSSIKTSTCPV, from the exons ATGACAGTACCCACACTAGAGGCAGAGCAAGCACTTCTCGCCTCACAAGCATCTGCAGCTGTTCCTGGTTCCTCAGCAGCTCCATCTCCTCAGGCTACTGCCTTTGTGCCTCCCATTCCCCCCGTTATCCCTCTGTTGCCAGTGACTCAGTCACATGTCGCCTCATCATCAGCTTCTGCAGCTCCTTCACCTGCTGTGACCGCTCTGCTCCCCCATTCCACACAAACAGTTTCTCCTGCAGAACAGTCTA cATCAGCGCCATCTACTGATCCATCTCCACACTCCTCCTCATGCCAT gaTTGGGTTGGCCCTGATAACATTGAAGGGTATGGCGCAGTGCAGGATCTGGCTGATTACTTGGCTGGACTAAGAGACCACCGTCTTGCGCTGACTCAGGAGGAATGTAGTCAGGTCATTGCTCTGTGGCAGGAACTGGGGgagtatgacaaaaaaaaaaactgtctaccCAGCTCGACACCAGACCAGCCTGAGCAAGGGACGATTCCGGGCTACGAAGAAGATTGTGGCTCCAGGTGTGGAGAGCACCAAAAG gtACTGCAGGCGGTGCAAGGCACAGGAGCAGGATATTTTAAAGCAGGGTCTTCCAGCTTTACAGGCCCCAATGGCAGCTCCATCAAGACTTCCACCtgtcctgtttaa